AACCGCGATCACGGGGTGGAGCGCTTCCACATGGTGGCCAACCGGGTGCGCTCGCCGGAGGAGGGGCGGATGCTCTTCCGCAAGCTCTCCGCGGCCACCGACCGCTTCCTCGACCTGGCCATCGATTACGTGGGCATGGTGCCGGAGGATGACTGCCTGCGGCGCGCCGTCCAGAAGCAGCAGCCGGTGGTTACCAGCTTCCCCGGTAGCCCGGCAGCGCGGGCCTTCAAGGACATGGCCATGCGCGTGCAGAAGTGGCCCATGCCGGCACAGATGGTCGGCAACCTGGAGTTCTTCGTTGAGCGCCTGGTGCAATACAGTGCCGGGGAGGTGTCCTGATGAACGGACATGCCATGTACGCCGAAGTGGCGGCGCAGAGCCAGAATGACCTGCTGGTGAGGCACGCCTCGCTGGTCAAGCGCATCGCCCACCACCTGGCCGGCCGATTGCCGCCCAGCGTGCAGTTGGACGACCTGATCCAGGCGGGCATGGTGGGGCTGTTGGAAGCGGCCCAGCAGTACGATGCCGGCCAGGGGGCGAGCTTCCAGACCTACGCCGGGATCCGCATTCGCGGGGCCATGCTGGACGAGATCCGGCGGTTGGACTGGACCCCGCGCTCGGTGCACCGCAAGGGCCGCTCGGTGGCCGAAGCGATCCGGACCATTGAGCACCGCACCGGGCGGGATGCCCGCGATCACGAGGTGGCCCACGAACTGGGCATCACCCTCGACGAGTACCACCAGATCCTGCAGGATGTTTCCACATCCCGCGTCTTCAGTATCGATCAGGAGGATCCGGCGACCGGCGAACCGCACCAGCTACCGGGCGACCACCCGGAGCCCTTTGCCGAGATCACCGACGAGGGCTTTCAGCAGGCACTGGCCGAGGCCATCCGCCAGTTGCCGGAGCGGGAACAGCTCATCATGGCCCTGTACTACGACGAAGAGCTCAACCTGCGCGAGATCGGCCAGGTGCTCAATATCACCGAGTCGCGCGTCAGCCAGATTCACGGCCGTATCGTCGTCAAGCTGCGCGACTTGCTCAAGGACTGGCTGAGCCGCGGCTAACGCCGCCTCTGTGTGCTAACGGGCCGGATGTAATAGGGGGACTGTCACAGCCATGAACAAGAACATGAAGATCCTCATCGTGGATGATTTCTCCACGATGAGACGCATCATCAAGAACCTGCTGCGGGATCTGGGTTTCAACAACACCGTCGAGGCCGACGACGGCAAGACGGCCCTGCCTATCCTCAAGCGCGGCGGCATCGACTTCCTGGTCACCGACTGGAACATGCCGGGCATGACCGGGCTGGAATTGCTCAAGGAAGTGCGAGCCGATCCCGATCTCAAGGACCTGCCGGTGCTCATGGTCACCGCCGAGGCCAAACGTGATCAGATCGTGGCCGCCGCCCAGGCCGGCGTGAACGGATACATCGTCAAGCCGTTCACCGCCGTCACGCTCAAGGAGAAGATCGAGAAGATCTTCGAGCGGATCGACGCCGAGGGGGCGTGAACGCATGAGCGCAGAATCCATGAGCGATGGCCAGGCCAATCACCCGCAGGAGGATAGCCTGGCGCGTTACCGCGAGGCGGCGGAACGCCTGATGCAGGCGGTTGACCGGGGGGACCAGGGCGAGGCCGACGCGGTGGTGGACGAGCTGACCCACCTGCGCGAGACCGAGCTCTTCCAGCAGCTGGGCCAGTTGACCCGCGACCTGCACGAGGCGATCAAGTCCTTCAAGCTGGACACGCGGCTGTCAGACATCGCCGCCACCGAGATCCCCGACGCCCGGGAGCGCCTGAACTACGTCATCACCATGACCGAGCAGGCGGCCCACCGCACCCTGGGCATCATCGAAGAGTCCATGCCGCTCACCGACGAGCTCCGCGACCAGTCCGCGGAGCTGGCCGAGCGCTGGCGCGCCTTCCGTCGCCGGGAGCTCTCCGCCGAAGAGTTCCGCGAACTCTCGCGGGACATCGACGGCTTCCTGGGGCGCGCCCGGCTGTCCGCGTCCGATCTGCACAATAAGCTCTCCGAGGCCCTGATGGCCCAGGACTACCAGGACATCACCGGGCAGGTCATCCGTCGGGTGATCGGGCTGGTCGAGGAGGTCGAGGAGAACCTGGTGCAGATGGTGGCCCTGTCCGGCAAGGCCCGGGGTGAAGAATCCCGGAAAACGGCCGATAAGGGCAAAGAGAACAAGGAAACCGATATGCGGGGCGAAGGGCCACAAATGCCCAGCAAGGGTGAGGATGTGGTCAAGGGCCAGGACGACGTGGACGATCTGCTGTCCAGCCTGGGCTTCTGATTGGACACGCGCCCGGCTCCTGCCGGCTGAGCAGGGCACCGCATGAATCACAGGGGGCAGGCATGGGGATCGACATCGAAGACGACATCGTTCAGGACTTTCTGGTGGAGTCCCGGGAAATCCTGGAGAACCTCGGCGAGCAGTTGGTGGACCTGGAGCAGAGTCCCGACGACCGCGATCTGCTCAACGCCGTCTTCCGCGGTTTCCACACCATCAAGGGCGGTGCGGGCTTCCTGAGCCTGGACCCGTTGGTGGAGGTCTGTCACCGCACCGAGGACGTCTTCAATCTGCTGCGCAATGGCGATCGCACCGTCACCCCGGAGTTGATGGACACGGTGCTGCAGGCGCTTGACGTGGTGGTCAACCAGTTCAACAGCATCGAGAACGGCGAGGACCCCGAGCCCGCCGACCCGGCACTGCTGCGCGACCTGGAGGCCCTGAACATCACCGACGAGCAACGGCTGGCCGGGGAGGGCGCTCCGCAGGGCGACACGGCCGCCGCCGACCCGCCGGTACAAGGGAAGAGGCAGGCCGAGGGTGCCCCTGGTCAGGGGGAAGAGGGCGACATCAGCGACCAGGAATTCGAGCAGTTGCTCGACGCCCTGGAGGACGAGCAATCCGCGCCCGCTGCAGATCCCGCCGGTACCGACCAGGGCGCCAGCAGCAGCGACGAGATCACCGACGACGAATTCGAAGCCCTGCTGGACGAGCTGCACGGCAAGGGCAAGCACGCCGGCGTGCCCGAAAAGGAGCCGGCTTCCGCCTCCACCGGCGACCAGGGTGGGACCCAGGCTGCCCCGGATCAGCCTCAGGGCAACGGCGACGAGGAGATATCCGAGGACGAGTTCGAGGCCCTGCTAGACGACCTGCACGGCAAGGGCGGCGCCCCCGGGAAGGGAGCGGCGGACGACAAGGCGGACCGCGGTTCTGCATCGGCCTCCGAGGCCCCGCCTGCCGCCCCCCGGGAGCCGACGCCCAAGGCCCGGGCGGAGCAACCCGCGCAGCCCGCCAAGCCGGCCGCGGGTGGCGGTTCCGGTGGCCAGAAAGGGGGCGGTGGTACGGGGGGGCAGTCCTCGGGCGGTGGGGGTGCCGGCAAGGCACCCGCACCCAAACCGGAAGCCACCGTGCGCGTGGATACCGCCAAGCTGGACGACATCATGAACCTGGTCGGGGAGCTGGTCCTGGTCCGGAATCGGCTGGCCACGTTGCGCGGCGTGCTGGGCGATGAGCGCATGGGGCAGGCGGTCTCAGACCTGGAACTGGTTACCTCCGACTTGCAGACCGCGGTCATGAAGACCCGGATGCAGCCGATCAAGAAGGTCTTCGGGCGCTTCCCCCGCCTGATCCGTGATCTCGCGCGGAACATGGACAAGGACATCAAGCTGGAGACCCGCGGCGAGGACACCGACCTGGACAAGAACATGGTCGAGGCCCTGGCCGATCCCATGGTCCACCTGGTGCGCAACGCCGTGGACCACGGCATCGAACCCCCGGACGAGCGTGAGGCAGCGGGCAAGCCCCGCGCCGGCACAGTCCTGCTGGCCGCCGAACAGGAGGGGGATCACATCCTGCTCACCATCGCCGACGACGGCCGGGGTATGGATGCCGAGAAGCTGCGTAACATCGCGGTGGAAAAGGGCGTGATGGACCGAGAGTCCGCCAACCGGCTGGACGAGAAAGAGTGCTACAACCTGATCTTCGCCGCTGGCTTCTCCACCAAGGAGGAGATCTCCGACGTCTCTGGGCGCGGGGTGGGCATGGACGTGGTCAAGAACAGCATCTCGCGTCTGAACGGCACGGTGGATATCGACTCCGAGATGGGTGTCGGCACCACCATGAAGGTTCAGCTGCCGCTGACGCTCGCCATCCTGCCCACGCTGATGGTCAAGGTCGGGGGGCGCAAGTTCGCCTTGCCCATGTCCGTGGTCCGCGAGATCTTCGAGCTCAACCACAAGCGGACGAACGTGGTGAACGGGCGGCTGGTGGTCATGGTGCGCAACAAGGCCATGCCGCTGTTCTTCCTCGAGCGCTGGCTGCAGCAGATGGGCGAGGGTACCGTGCGGAGCATGCACGAGGCCGGCAGCGACGACGAGCGCCAGGTGGTGACCGTGATCCTCGGCAACCAGGCCGTGGGCTTCGTGGTGGACGAGGTCATCGGGCTCGAGGAGGTGGTCATCAAACCCCTGGGTGCCATGCTCCAGGGGCTGCCCGGCCTGGCCGGGTCCACCATCACCGGCGACGGCAAGATCGCCCTCATCGTCGACATCCCCAGTCTGGTCAAGGCTTACGGTACCCGGCTCTGACCGGGTGCCGTCGGCCAATGCCCCCCGGTCCGGCCCCGCTGAGCCCGCCTGATACGGTAGACTGCGACTACCGAGACATGAACGTCCCTGCATCGGGAACTGGGAGGTAATGGGTGAAAGTACGTGCGCTGGTGGTGGATGACTCCGGCTTCTTCCGCCGCCGTATCAAGGCCATGTTGCAGGAGCATCCCCGCATCGAGGTGGTGGGGGAAGCGGCCAATGGACGGGAGGCGGTGGCGCAGGTGCAGAAGCTCCGCCCGGACGTGGTCACCATGGACATCGAGATGCCGGAGATGGACGGCATCACTGCCGTGCGCGAGATCATGCGCCAGCAGCCCACCCCGGTGCTCATGTTCTCCTCGCTGACCTACGACGGCGCCCGCGAGACCCTCGATGCCCTTGATGCCGGGGCGTCCGATTTCATTCCCAAGCGGTTCGCGGACATCTCCGGCGACATGGAGCAGGTCAAGCGCCAGTTGCAGGAGCGCGTGATCGCGCTGGGCGGTGGCCGCGGCGCGCCGGCCAGTCGTGCCCCGCGCCCCTCCGCGCCCACCAGCCCGCCGCCGGCCCGGAGCGAAGCGCAGCGCCCGGCAACCCCCGCGGCCCGGGCCGGCACGGAAAAAACCGGCGTTGCAACGGCGCGGTCGCGTGCGACAACACCATCCGCACCAGCCGCCGCGCCGGCAGAGGCCCCGCCGCCCCGTGCTGATCGCGGGCATCGGGTGCGCGCCGGGGACCTGAAGCTGGTCGTGATCGGGACATCCACCGGCGGCCCGGTCGCCCTGCAGCGGGTCATGACCCAGCTGCCGGCGGGTTACCCGCTGCCAGTGCTAATCATCCAGCACATGCCGGCGAGCTTCACGCCCGCCTTCGCCGAACGCCTCAACGAGTTGTGCCGAATCCAGGTGCGCGAGGCCCAAAACGGTGACGAATTGCGCCCGGGGCAGGCGCTGCTGGCACCCGGTGGCCGACAGGCCGCAGTGGAGGAGCGCGGCGGTAAATTGACGGTTCGTGTTTTTGACGCGTCGTCTGAGCAGTTCTACAAGCCGAGCGTGGATATCGCCTTCGCCTCCGCGGCCAAGTATTGCCCCGGCAAGACATTGGGTGTCGTGCTCACCGGCATGGGGGCCGATGGCTGCGAGGGTGCCAAGCTGATGAAGCGTGCGGGGAGCCCGATCTGGTCCCAGGACGAAGCCACCAGTGTCATTTACGGCATGCCGGCCGCTGTGGCCAAGGCGGGGCTCACCGACCGCGTCCTGCCCCTGGACCAGGTGGGCGAGGAGTTGGCCCGGCTGCGCTGAGCCCGGGGGGGTTGGCCCGCTGCTTGCATCATATGGCCTGTATTCCAGGCACACGGAGAACCGACGGCCAAGCCCATGAGGATCTGGACAGTCGCCAATCAAAAAGGCGGGGTCGGCAAGACCACCACCGCAGTCAGTTTGGGCGGCCTGCTTGCGCTCAAGCGCCGCCGTTGCGTGCTGGTGGATCTGGATCCTCACGGCTCGCTCACCGCCTACTTCGGCTACGACCCGGAGACCGTGCAGCCCAGCATTTACGATCTGTTCGACACACCGGGCAAGGCCCCGCCGGCGCGGGAGCTGTTGCACGACACCGGCGTGGAGGGCCTGAAGCTGATTCCCGCCTCCACGGCACTGGCGACCCTGGACCGTCAGCTGGGCAGCCGGCAGGGTATGGGGCTCGTGGTTCAGCGGGGTCTGGCGACGCTGGAGGATGACTTCGAGTTCGCCTTCCTGGACTGCGCGCCGATGCTGGGGGTGCTCATGGTCAACGCCCTGGCGGCCTGCGGCCACCTGCTGATACCGGTGCAGACCGAGTTTCTGGCACTGAAAGGCCTGGAGCGGATGATCCGGACCCTGGACATGGTGCAGCGTTCGCGCAGTCGGCCGTTACCCTACACCATCGTACCCACGCTCTATGACCGGCGTACCCGCGCCTCGGTGGAGTCGCTCAAGGAGATCCGCCGCGTCTACGGTGATAAGGCCTGGGAGGGCGCGATCCCGGTGGATACCCAGTTCCGCGATGCCAGCCGCGCGGGCCGGCCGCTGACGGTGATGCAGCCCTGGGCCCGCGGCAGTATTGCTTATCGCAAACTGCTGGACACTTTGGATACCGATGGGGCGGACGATGACCGGCCGGAGGTGCAGCATGGCTGACCGGCGGAACGGAGAGGACCCGGCGCTGGTGCGCCAGGACCAGGCCCTCAGCAGCTACCTGGAGGACCTGCTCTCGGCTATCCCGGAGGGCGACGAAGAGGCGTCCGGGCGGGAAGAAGCCCCGGAGCCGGAGCCCGCCCCGCACCCACCCCGACCGGTGTTGGATACCCCGGCCCGGCCGGTGACGCACCTGCCCACCGTGGCACCGCCGGAGCCCGCAGAGCCGGCGGTGAAGCCAGCCCCGGCGGAAGCCCCGCCCGCGGAGACGCCCGAGGAGCCCCCGCCAGCGGAGGTCCCTGCCGTTGATACGCCATCGGTCGCGGCCCGGCGGGCGCCGGCGCCAGAGCCAGAACCCGAAGGGCCTCATGACCCGATCCCGGAATGGGCCCGCCCCGATTTCCAGGCGCTCATTTTCTATGTGGGCGGGCTGCGGCTGGCTGTCCCCCTGGTCAAGCTGAACAGTGTGGTGCCGTATCCGCGGAAGGTTGCCCCAACGCCCGGCAAGCCGGACTGGTTCCGCGGCCTGTTCCATTACCGGGGGCGCAACGTGAAGGTGGTGGACACGGCTACCCTGGTGCTGGACCGGCACCGCAACCGGCTGTCCGACGAAGACCTGTCGCCCCGGAAGCTGCTGGTGGTAGGTGACAGCGAGTGGGCGTTGGCCTGCCGGGATGTGGGCGAGGTGATGCGGTTGAAACCGGACCAGGTGCAATGGCGCACCAGTCGCGGCCAACGCCGGTGGTTGGCCGGCACGGTGCGCGAGCACCTCTGCGCGCTGATGGACACCGACGCCTTCGCGGAATTGCTGGAGGAACACCGGACTTGAGTTTTCGGCGTGGGCGCCGACATGGTAGATATAAACCACCCGCAGCGCCGGGAATAGACAAGAACACGAGGACGTGAGACATGGCGCAGCAGCAAGAAGACGAGCAGCAATACGAGCAGGGGCCCACCAGCCAGTGGGTGACCTTCCGCCTGGACGACGAGACCTACGGCATCAACGTCATGCAGGTGCAGGAGGTGCTCCCGCTGTCCGAGATCGCGCCGGTGCCCGGTGCACCGCCCTTCGTCATGGGTATCATCAACCTGCGTGGCAAAGTGGTCACGGTGATCGACACCCGGCTGCGCTTCGGGCTGCCCGAGCGCGAACCGGACAAGAACAGCCGTATTGTTGTCATTGAGGCGGGGTCCCACATTGCCGGCATCATGGTGGACAGCGTGGCGGAGGTGGTGAACGTCGCCGAGCACGAGATCGATACCGCCCCCAACGTGGGCAACGAGGAGTCCTCGCGCTACATCTACGGCGTGGTCAGCCGCAAGGAGGGGTTGCTGATCCTGGTGGATGTCAATCGTATGCTCACGCAGGAGGAGTGGGACGACGTCGCCAGCGTGTAGTCGGCTGGCTTGTCCCGGGGGATTCGCGGTGCTAGATTAAAACTCCCACATCGGATGTGGGACCCAGGATCACCGCACGCTGGTGCGGTACAGGCCAACGGAAGAAAGGAGTTCAAAGGCCATGAAACGACATGTTGTTACCCGCTTTTTCACCGCTCTTGCGCTCTCCTCCCTGTCCGCCCTCGCCGTGGCATCGGGCGGTATTGATATCAACACCGCATCTGCCGAGCAGCTGGCTGAGCACCTTTCGGGCGTGGGCGAGGCCCGCGCACAGGCGATCATCGACTATCGGGAAGAGAACGGCCCGTTTGCCACGGCCGACGACCTGACCCGGGTCAGCGGGGTGGGCCCGGCCACCGTGGAACAGAACCGGCAACACATTCTGACCGAGTGACCCTATAGCGTTGCCGGCCCCACCGCCGTGGCGGTGGGGCCGGGGGTCGAAAGCGGTCCCTGCCTGTGCGGTAACCCGGCCGGCTTACATGTACACGCCACCGTTGATGTTCAGCTGCTGACCGGTGATGTAGGCACCCTCTGCGGCCAGGTAGGCCACGCCGCGGGCTACTTCCTCCGGTTCGCCGAAACGCTGCTGCGGCACATTGGCGAGAATCTTCTCCTGCACCTTTTCCGGGATGGCCGCCACCATCTCGGTGGCGGTGAAGCCCGGCGCCACCGCGTTCACGGTGATGTTGTTGCGGGCCACTTCCTTCGCCAGGCTCTTGGTGAAGGCGATAACCGCACCCTTGCTGGCCGCGTAGTTGGTCTGGCCGAAGTTGCCTGCCTGACCCACAAACGAGCTGATGTTGATGATTCGCCCGAAGTTGTTCTCGAGCATGGAGGGCAGGGCCGCACTGGTGACGTAGTACACGCTGTTCAGGTTGGTATTGATGACCGCGTGCCAGGCTTCGTCGGTCATCTTCTTGAACGTGGTGTCCTTGGTGATGCCGGCGTTGTTCACCAGCACATCCAGCCGGCCCCACTGGTCGAGCACCTGCTTGACCATATTGCGCGCGGACTCGGCCTCGCCGACGTCGGCCTGGATGACTAGCGCCTCGGTGCCGAGGGCCCGGATCTCCTCAGCGACAGCATCGGCCTTGTCCTTGCTGCCATGGTAGTTAATGGCCACCTTGGCACCCAGTTTGGCCAACTCCAGTGCGATGGATTTGCCGATACCGCGGGAGCCACCGGTAACCAGTGCGATTTTATCGTCGAGTCTTTGCATGGGGTAAACACTCCTCCTGTCTAGCCCTTTTTTGTGGATGATTAGCGCACCTGCAGTAAACAGTATAGGTACAATATTTTGCAAACTGCCTCCCCCGTCATCCCGGTGAGCACAATCCAGGCATGCTTGAAGAAGCGGTAAAGGAAGAAATACGCGAGGCCCTGCGCAATGTGGGGGAGAATGTATCGGGCTTTCGCAGCCGGTCGCAGCAGCGTCAGATGATCGCCGAAGTGGCCCGCACCCTGGCCGGCGACTGTGACGGGCGCCGCCTGCTGGCCATCGAGGGTCCCACGGGCACGGGCAAGAGCCTGGCCTATCTGCTGGCGGGTATCCCCGTGGCGCGTGCCGAGGGGCGCCAGCTCATCATCTCCACGGCGACGGTCGCGCTGCAGGAGCAGATCGTCGACCGCGATCTGCCGGCGCTGCAACGCAATTCCGGGCTGGATTTCACCTATGCACTGATCAAGGGGCGGCGGCGTTACGTCTGCACCCGCAACCTGGAGCAGCTGGTGGGCGGTGCGGCACAGGGGGAGATGGACCTGGGCAGCGCATCAGTAGGCCCGGCGCACTGGCCGCGTAAGCCCGAAGCCGGCGAGTTGGATGCGCTTCAGGCCCTCTACCAGGATCTGCTCGACGGCCGCTGGGATGGTGATCTGGACCGGCGGCCAGCCCCCGCCGCGGATCTACACGGCCCCATGACCACCGACCGGCATGGGTGCACCGGCCGCGGTTGCCCCCACGTCCGCGACTGCCCCTTCCACGTCGCACGCCGGGGCATGGAAGAGCAGGACGTACTGGTGGCCAACCACGACCTCGTGCTGGCGGACCTGGCCATGGGGGGCGGGGTGATTCTGCCGCCGCCGGAACAGGTCTTCTACGTATTTGACGAGGCGCACCATCTGGCAGCCCGGGCGACCGACGCCTTCCGGGCGGAGGCACCGCTCCAGGGCTCGGTCCAATGGCTGGAGAAGCTGCCGCGCCTGGCCGGGCAGGCCATCACGTTGTTGCCGGAGGACGCCGGCCGCCATCTGGAGGCGCTGGAGCGCTCCGTGAATGAGCTGTCGGCCATGCTGCATGAAATGCAGGGCATGATCCGCCGCGACTGGCGACAGAACAGCCGGGACGGCGTATGGCGCTTTCCCGCCGGTGAGTTGCCCGAGCCGATGGGCGACCTGGTGCCCGGGTTGCGCGATGCCAGTGCTGATGTGGAGAAGCATTTCGGGCGCATCGGTCAGGCCTTTGCCAAGGTCACCGCGGACGAGGGCGTCACTCCCGGTAGCGTGGCGGAACGCCTGGCGCCGGAGTTGGGCGAGGCGGCCTCCCGTGTCGAGCACCTGGCCGCCACCTGGCGGCTGGTCGCCCGCGAGCAGCCGCCGGAGGCGCCGCCGGTGGCCCGTTGGGTCACAGCCCTGGGCCACGGCCGACCGGATTACCTGGTCGCCGCCTCCCCGGTCTCCGCCGCCGCCATGCTGCGTGCCGGCCTCTGGTCGCGGGCCGCCGGGGCCGTGCTCACCTCCGCCACCCTCACGGCCCTGGGCCGCTTCGACCGGATGCGGTTGGCGTGCGGGCTGGAGGAGGACGACGGCACGCGCTACATCTCGCTGGCATCGCCCTTCGACTACCGCAACCGCGCGGTGCTGCACGTGCCGCGGATGGACTCCGACCCCCGAGACCCCGAGGGCCACACCGACGAACTGATCCGTGTCCTGCCCGGGCTGCTGGGGGCCGAACCCGGCGGCACCCTGGTGCTGTTTGCGTCCGCCCGGCAACTGGACGCCGTCTTCGAGGCTCTGCCGGCGGATTGCCAGGCGCGGGTACTGCGTCAGCGGGAGCAACCCCGCGCCGACCTGCTGGCCGCCCACGCCCGGGCGGTGGAGGCGGGCGGCGCATCGGTCATCTTCGGACTGGCCGGCTTTGCCGAGGGGGTGGACCTCCCCGGCGAGCTCTGTCGCCACGTGATCATCGCCAAGCTCCCCTTTGCGGTGCCCGACAGCCCAGTGGAGGCAACCCTGGCCGAGTGGCTGGAATCGCGGGGGCGCAACCCCTTTATGGACATCACCGTGCCGGACGCGGGCATGAAGCTGGTACAGGCCTGCGGGCGGCTGCTGCGCTCCGAGAGCGACAGCGGCCGGGTCACAGTGCTCGACCGCCGCCTGATCACCCACCGTTACGGCAAGGCGCTGCTGAGCGGCCTGCCCCCCTTCGGTCGGGAGATGGGCACCCCGCTCACAGCCCCGCCCCCTACCGGCACCGGTTAACCCCCATGCGCCCGGTGCGAGCCCGCGCCACGCTGCTACAGGACCTGGCAACCCTGCTGGAGAGCGGGCTCCCGGCGCGCGAGGCCGTGAATGCCTTGCGGCAGGCGCACCCGGCAAGCGAGCGCCCGCTGCGAAAAGTCGCCGCCGCGGCGGGGGCGGGGCGTGCGCTGTCCGGGGCGCTGGTTCGTGGCGGGATGCTCGCGCCCCATGAGCGCGCCTGGGTGGAGGCCCTGGAGGCGTGCGGCCGGGTCGATCTGGCGTTGCGCGAGTTGGGTGAGTGGGTCGTCCGGGATGAACGGGCCTGGGCCGCGGTGCGGGCGCGGCTGTTCTACCCGGCCGCGGTGTTTCTGCTCGTCCTGCTGCTGCGGC
The genomic region above belongs to Alkalispirillum mobile and contains:
- a CDS encoding RNA polymerase sigma factor FliA, with the translated sequence MNGHAMYAEVAAQSQNDLLVRHASLVKRIAHHLAGRLPPSVQLDDLIQAGMVGLLEAAQQYDAGQGASFQTYAGIRIRGAMLDEIRRLDWTPRSVHRKGRSVAEAIRTIEHRTGRDARDHEVAHELGITLDEYHQILQDVSTSRVFSIDQEDPATGEPHQLPGDHPEPFAEITDEGFQQALAEAIRQLPEREQLIMALYYDEELNLREIGQVLNITESRVSQIHGRIVVKLRDLLKDWLSRG
- a CDS encoding chemotaxis response regulator CheY, which codes for MKILIVDDFSTMRRIIKNLLRDLGFNNTVEADDGKTALPILKRGGIDFLVTDWNMPGMTGLELLKEVRADPDLKDLPVLMVTAEAKRDQIVAAAQAGVNGYIVKPFTAVTLKEKIEKIFERIDAEGA
- a CDS encoding protein phosphatase CheZ, coding for MSAESMSDGQANHPQEDSLARYREAAERLMQAVDRGDQGEADAVVDELTHLRETELFQQLGQLTRDLHEAIKSFKLDTRLSDIAATEIPDARERLNYVITMTEQAAHRTLGIIEESMPLTDELRDQSAELAERWRAFRRRELSAEEFRELSRDIDGFLGRARLSASDLHNKLSEALMAQDYQDITGQVIRRVIGLVEEVEENLVQMVALSGKARGEESRKTADKGKENKETDMRGEGPQMPSKGEDVVKGQDDVDDLLSSLGF
- a CDS encoding chemotaxis protein CheA; amino-acid sequence: MGIDIEDDIVQDFLVESREILENLGEQLVDLEQSPDDRDLLNAVFRGFHTIKGGAGFLSLDPLVEVCHRTEDVFNLLRNGDRTVTPELMDTVLQALDVVVNQFNSIENGEDPEPADPALLRDLEALNITDEQRLAGEGAPQGDTAAADPPVQGKRQAEGAPGQGEEGDISDQEFEQLLDALEDEQSAPAADPAGTDQGASSSDEITDDEFEALLDELHGKGKHAGVPEKEPASASTGDQGGTQAAPDQPQGNGDEEISEDEFEALLDDLHGKGGAPGKGAADDKADRGSASASEAPPAAPREPTPKARAEQPAQPAKPAAGGGSGGQKGGGGTGGQSSGGGGAGKAPAPKPEATVRVDTAKLDDIMNLVGELVLVRNRLATLRGVLGDERMGQAVSDLELVTSDLQTAVMKTRMQPIKKVFGRFPRLIRDLARNMDKDIKLETRGEDTDLDKNMVEALADPMVHLVRNAVDHGIEPPDEREAAGKPRAGTVLLAAEQEGDHILLTIADDGRGMDAEKLRNIAVEKGVMDRESANRLDEKECYNLIFAAGFSTKEEISDVSGRGVGMDVVKNSISRLNGTVDIDSEMGVGTTMKVQLPLTLAILPTLMVKVGGRKFALPMSVVREIFELNHKRTNVVNGRLVVMVRNKAMPLFFLERWLQQMGEGTVRSMHEAGSDDERQVVTVILGNQAVGFVVDEVIGLEEVVIKPLGAMLQGLPGLAGSTITGDGKIALIVDIPSLVKAYGTRL
- a CDS encoding protein-glutamate methylesterase/protein-glutamine glutaminase — its product is MKVRALVVDDSGFFRRRIKAMLQEHPRIEVVGEAANGREAVAQVQKLRPDVVTMDIEMPEMDGITAVREIMRQQPTPVLMFSSLTYDGARETLDALDAGASDFIPKRFADISGDMEQVKRQLQERVIALGGGRGAPASRAPRPSAPTSPPPARSEAQRPATPAARAGTEKTGVATARSRATTPSAPAAAPAEAPPPRADRGHRVRAGDLKLVVIGTSTGGPVALQRVMTQLPAGYPLPVLIIQHMPASFTPAFAERLNELCRIQVREAQNGDELRPGQALLAPGGRQAAVEERGGKLTVRVFDASSEQFYKPSVDIAFASAAKYCPGKTLGVVLTGMGADGCEGAKLMKRAGSPIWSQDEATSVIYGMPAAVAKAGLTDRVLPLDQVGEELARLR
- a CDS encoding ParA family protein; its protein translation is MRIWTVANQKGGVGKTTTAVSLGGLLALKRRRCVLVDLDPHGSLTAYFGYDPETVQPSIYDLFDTPGKAPPARELLHDTGVEGLKLIPASTALATLDRQLGSRQGMGLVVQRGLATLEDDFEFAFLDCAPMLGVLMVNALAACGHLLIPVQTEFLALKGLERMIRTLDMVQRSRSRPLPYTIVPTLYDRRTRASVESLKEIRRVYGDKAWEGAIPVDTQFRDASRAGRPLTVMQPWARGSIAYRKLLDTLDTDGADDDRPEVQHG
- a CDS encoding chemotaxis protein CheW, which translates into the protein MADRRNGEDPALVRQDQALSSYLEDLLSAIPEGDEEASGREEAPEPEPAPHPPRPVLDTPARPVTHLPTVAPPEPAEPAVKPAPAEAPPAETPEEPPPAEVPAVDTPSVAARRAPAPEPEPEGPHDPIPEWARPDFQALIFYVGGLRLAVPLVKLNSVVPYPRKVAPTPGKPDWFRGLFHYRGRNVKVVDTATLVLDRHRNRLSDEDLSPRKLLVVGDSEWALACRDVGEVMRLKPDQVQWRTSRGQRRWLAGTVREHLCALMDTDAFAELLEEHRT
- a CDS encoding chemotaxis protein CheW encodes the protein MAQQQEDEQQYEQGPTSQWVTFRLDDETYGINVMQVQEVLPLSEIAPVPGAPPFVMGIINLRGKVVTVIDTRLRFGLPEREPDKNSRIVVIEAGSHIAGIMVDSVAEVVNVAEHEIDTAPNVGNEESSRYIYGVVSRKEGLLILVDVNRMLTQEEWDDVASV
- a CDS encoding ComEA family DNA-binding protein, whose protein sequence is MKRHVVTRFFTALALSSLSALAVASGGIDINTASAEQLAEHLSGVGEARAQAIIDYREENGPFATADDLTRVSGVGPATVEQNRQHILTE
- the fabG gene encoding 3-oxoacyl-[acyl-carrier-protein] reductase: MQRLDDKIALVTGGSRGIGKSIALELAKLGAKVAINYHGSKDKADAVAEEIRALGTEALVIQADVGEAESARNMVKQVLDQWGRLDVLVNNAGITKDTTFKKMTDEAWHAVINTNLNSVYYVTSAALPSMLENNFGRIINISSFVGQAGNFGQTNYAASKGAVIAFTKSLAKEVARNNITVNAVAPGFTATEMVAAIPEKVQEKILANVPQQRFGEPEEVARGVAYLAAEGAYITGQQLNINGGVYM